The following is a genomic window from Chryseobacterium ginsenosidimutans.
CTTCCGCTGCCTTCTCCATTAATTAAAGGAACTAATTTTTTGCTGATCTGAGTTTTATTCCTGTCATATAATTCTACAAATAAAGACGTCGAAATGGTTGAAGGGCTATATCCATCAAAAACAAAAGACTTGAACCAAAGATTTTCTCCGGCTATATAACTGTTTTTATTGAAAACCAAATGTATTTTTTCCTGAGGATATTTTTCTGTAAATATTTCTAAAGCACTTTCTGCTTTATCCTGTGCTTGAAAATTACTAAAAGCACTTAAAAAGAGTAAGAAAGGTAATATTTTCTTCGACATAGAAATTATTTGTATTAAAATAATTAAGTAATAAAATTACATCATTTGAATTTTAATACAGTGTCAATTGTTTCAAAGGATATTAAAATATTATTAAAATTATTTCATCTGAATCTTTATCATAAATATTGTAGTTACTATTATTTATTGATGTATGTTAATGGAATAAAGTATTTATGTTTTTATTTTTGAACTCTCAATATTTAAACAATGAAATTACCGATTAGTGAATTTCATTTGCTTATATTTAAAAAAATAAACTTTTTAAACAATTTATAATATGAAAAAAATTAGTGTAATAGCATTAGTAGGAGTAGGATTACTTGCAGCGTCTTGTAATAAAGAAAAATCTGCAGAAAACGCAGCAACGGCTCAGGAACAGAAAGTTGCTGAAAGCAAAGGTGAAGTACTGGCTGTAGATGCAGCAACTTCTGTGGTAAACTGGAAAGCTTTTCACAAAGGCGGAATGGCTCCAAGATGGGGTACGCTTTCTGTAAAATCGGGAGAGTTAAGCATTGAAAACGGCCAGGTATCTGCAGGGAACTTTGTCATCGATATGAATTCTCTTAAAGTTGATCCGGCTTCAGTAACAGAAAAAGATAAAAAACCTGCAGATCTTGAAGCTCACTTAAAGACTCCTGATTTCTTCGATACTGCGAAAAATCCTACATCAGAATTCAAAATTACAAGTGTAACAGATCTTAAAGAAGTACCAAAAGATGCTGTTGCCGGAGCAAATAAAACGGTAAGCGGAAACCTTACTTTATCAGGAAAAACAATGAACGTTACTTTCCCTGCAAAAGTTGATGTAGCAGAAGGTTCAGCTTCTGTACAGGCTAAATTCACCGTAAACAGAGCAGATTGGGGCATCAAATTCGGAACTTCCGAAGCAGATCCTGCAGAGTGGATGATCAGCAAAGACATCGAAATCGATGTTGATGTAAAAGCTAAAAAATAATATTGTTAGAGTATAGAATCGTGGAGGCTGCCTTTTTTAAGGTGGCTTTTTTAATGATTTTTATTGTGAAAGATAAGAAAATATTTATACGTATAATAGAGTAGATGAGGTTGGAAATCTGTTCTTAATGAAATCTCATTCATCTAATTCTTAGGTTTAGTTAAAAGGAATTTAAGGGTTGAAGAATAGCATTGACAATAAAGGTATTTGACCAAATAAAATCTGTTTCTGATCTTAGTGTAAGCATTTCACCTTTCAACCCTTGTGCTGTCATCCTTTTCATTAAACCTGCAGCAAACTGTTTACATTGGAATATTTGTTAAGGACGCAGGCATTGCTTCAACAATTGCACCGACACCACAATCATTATGCACCA
Proteins encoded in this region:
- a CDS encoding YceI family protein, which gives rise to MKKISVIALVGVGLLAASCNKEKSAENAATAQEQKVAESKGEVLAVDAATSVVNWKAFHKGGMAPRWGTLSVKSGELSIENGQVSAGNFVIDMNSLKVDPASVTEKDKKPADLEAHLKTPDFFDTAKNPTSEFKITSVTDLKEVPKDAVAGANKTVSGNLTLSGKTMNVTFPAKVDVAEGSASVQAKFTVNRADWGIKFGTSEADPAEWMISKDIEIDVDVKAKK